The Pseudomonadales bacterium genomic interval TCCGCACGCGGGATCCAGCCGAGTCGTGCCGACATCTCGCTCGCCATCACCATGCCGATCGCAACCGCCTCGCCGTGCAGCAGGCTCGTGTACCCGGTCGCCGTCTCGATCGCGTGTCCGAAGGTATGACCGAAGTTCAGCAGCGCGCGCGCCCCCTGCTCACGCTCATCGGCTGCGACGACGCGTGCCTTGGCGGCACACGAACGACGAACCGCCTCCACCAGTGCTGCCTTGTCGCGCGCTCGCAACGCAGCCATCGCGCCGCGCTGCCAATCGAGGAACGGGCGGTCGCCGATCAGTCCGTACTTGATCACCTCGGCGAGTCCGGCCGCCAGTTCACGTTCAGGCAATGTTGCCAGCGTGTCGATGTCGGCAATCACGCCGCACGGCTGATGGAACGCACCGATCATGTTCTTGCCACGTGCATGATTGATTCCGGTCTTGCCTCCCACGGACGAATCCACCTGCGCGAGCAGGGTGGTCGGCAACTGCATGAACGGCACGCCGCGCTGATACGTCGCCGCCGCGAAACCCGTGATATCGCCGATCACGCCACCGCCGAGCGCGATCAGCGTGGTGTGGCGATCGCAGCGCGCTTCGAGCAGCGC includes:
- the aroB gene encoding 3-dehydroquinate synthase, encoding MPAEILEVGLGARSYPIYIGSGLLADATLLLRHVPQGRIALISNTTVAPLYLERVRAALGERLALVKILPDGEQHKNLAALASIWDALLEARCDRHTTLIALGGGVIGDITGFAAATYQRGVPFMQLPTTLLAQVDSSVGGKTGINHARGKNMIGAFHQPCGVIADIDTLATLPERELAAGLAEVIKYGLIGDRPFLDWQRGAMAALRARDKAALVEAVRRSCAAKARVVAADEREQGARALLNFGHTFGHAIETATGYTSLLHGEAVAIGMVMASEMSARLGWIPRADVAAVRELLQAAGLPVEAPAGLDVEEFLALMAVDKKVAAGKLRLVLLRALGEAVVSADFPFEVLVGVVSDVVRGARS